The Thermomicrobiales bacterium genomic interval ACGAACGTGCCGAGCTCGATGCGCTGCGTCTGCGCACCAGCGACCGCCAGTGCGGTGAGGGCGTCGACGCCGCGAATGTTCGCCAGCCAGACGCTGTCGAACCCGTGTTCCTCGGCCTCAACGACCTGCTGGGTGATGTCTGCCGGGGTGCCTCCTGACAGCAACATGATCCCGATGCGCATGCGTCCCGCTCCTCCCTGTCCAATGTCTCGTCAGGCTAGTATAACGGCGGTCGAGGTGGCTGCCGTTTGCCGAAAGGGCCGCGCATGGCTGTGATCTTCCGTACTGAGCGCCTCGTCGTCCGACCGTGGGAGCACGGCGACCTGGACGATGTGTTCGCGATCAACCGCGACCCCGACGTCACGCGCTACCTGCCCGATTACATGGCCTGCACCACGCGCGACGAAGCCCGCACCTGGCTCGCGGCGCGCATTGAGCGGGACGATCCAACGAGCAGCCTCGGTTTCTGGGCGACCGTTGAGGCAGACACCGGCCGCGTCATCGGCGGGGCAACGCTGATGCACGCGCCGATCGGCGGCGGCAACCCGGTCGAGATCGGCTACTACTTCCGCCAGTCCGTCTGGGGCAAGGGCTACGCGACCGAGCTGGCCGCCGGCCTGCTGCGCTACGGCTTCGAATCGCTCCCTGCCGATGAGATCGTGGCCGTAATCATCCCGGAGAACATCGCCTCGGGGCGGGTGCTGGAGAAGGTCGGCATGTGTCACGCCGGCCTGTCCGACTACAACGGGCACGCAGTCGAGCTGTATGTCATCGCGCGGCCAACCTGAGCCACAACCAACTGCCAGGCAATTTGGCGCAGAGCCGAAAGATTGACATCGGACTCGTACCCCATATGATGAGTACACATAACAACAGGCAAAGCAGCAGGAGGCGCCAATGCCACGCATTCCGATGCCTGACGTCATTGTTCTCATCCCCGGAATCATGGGTAGTGCGCTGCGCAGAGGGCGCAAGGATGTTTGGGATGTCTCGACCGGCGCGGCGATTGCAGCGCTGTTCAGTCGCGGCGACAGCCTGAAGGATCTGCGTCTGCCGCCCGGTGCTGGGCACGTCGATCCGCAAGACGGCATCACGCCGAAGCGGTTGATGCCGGACGTCCACATCGTGCCGGGCCTGTGGAAGATCGACGGCTATCGCAAGATCAGCGACACGATACAGGCCGTCTTCGAGGTCAAACCCGGAGTCAACTTTCTGGAGTTCCCCTACGACTGGCGGCTCGACAACCGGCTGGCTGCGAAGCGGCTGCAGACGGAGGCCGGCGAGCTGCTGCGCCGCCGTCGGCAGGACACAAACAACCCCAACGCCAAGCTGATTATCGTCGGGCACTCGATGGGCGGACTGGTCGCGCGCTATTACCTGGAGTGCCTCGAAGGCTGGCGCGACACCCGCGCGCTGCTGACATTTGGCACGCCCTATCGCGGCTCAGTCAATGCGCTCGATACGATCTCCAACGGGTGCTACAAGGGCCCGCGCCACCTGCTCGATCTCTCCGAGACGGTCCGGTCGTTCCCATCGGTCTACCAGCTGCTGCCGATCTACCGCTGCTACTCGGCGGGTGGTGGGAGTCCGTGGGTGCGCATCGGCGAGACGACCGGCATCCCGAACGTCGATCCGGCCCGTGCTGCTGCGGCGCTCGATTTCCACAACGAGATCCGCGACGCAGTCGACCGCCATCGGCAGGACGACGAGTACCGCGAGCGCGGCTACAAGATCTTCCCGATCGTCGGTGTCGAGCAGCCGACCAACCAGTCCGGCAGCCTCGATGGCGGCAAGGTCAAGATGCTGCGCCAGTACACCTATGCCGACGGCAGCGTGCATGACGACCTGGGTGACGGCACGGTGCCGCGCGCCTCGGCGACGCCGATCGAACTGGAAGGCTCGGCGCAGGGCATGTTCGCCGCCGACCGGCACGCGTCCCTGCAGAACGCCGACGCCGGTCTGACGCACCTGAAGGGCGCAATCTTCGGCCTCTACGATCCGCTGGGCGAGTACCGCGCACCCGGCATCCTCAACATCACGCTGTCGCTGGATATCGACGACATCTACTGGACCGACGAGCCGATCGACGTCCGTGTGCGTCCGAGCGTCACCGGGACTGCGACCGAGGCGGTGATCGAGAGCGTCACGACCAACGCAGAGGTCGGCCGCAAGACGCTGCTATCTGCCGACGACGAGTGGCAGCAGGTGTCGTTCGATCCGCTGCCACCCGATGTCTACCGCATCACCGTCAGCGGCGGGACAGCGGTCGATCCAGTCTCGGACATCTTCACATCGCTGACACCTCCAGCCTGAGGAAGTGAGCGCTCCATGCAGATTACCTGGTACGTCGGCGAAACGTATCGCTTGTTCGACGCGAGCCTGACCCTCGACGAGATCATTGACGAAATGTGGGCCGATGACTCCCAGCCGGACTGGGCGATTCTGCGGCGGCCCGACGCCGGTAACCGGCTGTACGCCTATCGCCTGCAGGAACTGGATGCCTTCCGGGAGATGGTGCCCGACTCTGGCCAGCGCCCGGCCGTGTACGCGCTGAATTTGCACGAGACCGATAGCTCAATCGACCTGCCGCCCGGCCGGCCGGATACCGACGTCGTCGCGCCACC includes:
- a CDS encoding GNAT family N-acetyltransferase, translating into MAVIFRTERLVVRPWEHGDLDDVFAINRDPDVTRYLPDYMACTTRDEARTWLAARIERDDPTSSLGFWATVEADTGRVIGGATLMHAPIGGGNPVEIGYYFRQSVWGKGYATELAAGLLRYGFESLPADEIVAVIIPENIASGRVLEKVGMCHAGLSDYNGHAVELYVIARPT